One region of Verrucomicrobiia bacterium genomic DNA includes:
- a CDS encoding VWA domain-containing protein codes for MPYSAEISRANPSVFMFLIDQSGSMVEPIAGSENKRKCDSVADAINRLLHNLIIKCARGDGVRNFYEVCVIGYGATVAPAFSGPLAGRDLVPLSEVASSPARIEERIRKVDDGSGGIIEQKVKFPIWFEPVAKGITPMGTALSMACKILREWVQRHMASYPPIVINISDGEATDSGPVPQAQELTSLATDDGNVLLLNCHISSQPVQPIIFPESDADLPDEFAKTLFSISSVLPASMRELALAEGFNLGPEARGFAFNADLVELIRFLDIGTRGSNLR; via the coding sequence ATGCCTTATTCAGCCGAAATCAGTCGTGCCAACCCCAGTGTGTTCATGTTTCTCATTGACCAGTCCGGCTCGATGGTGGAGCCGATTGCCGGCAGTGAGAACAAACGCAAGTGCGACAGTGTGGCCGACGCCATCAACCGCCTGCTGCACAACCTGATCATCAAATGCGCCCGGGGGGACGGGGTGCGCAATTTTTACGAGGTCTGCGTGATTGGCTATGGGGCGACGGTGGCGCCGGCGTTCAGCGGCCCGCTGGCGGGGCGGGATTTGGTGCCGTTGAGCGAGGTGGCGAGCTCCCCGGCCCGCATTGAGGAGCGGATTCGCAAGGTGGATGACGGCAGCGGGGGCATCATCGAGCAGAAGGTCAAGTTTCCCATCTGGTTCGAGCCGGTGGCCAAGGGGATCACGCCGATGGGCACGGCGTTGAGCATGGCGTGCAAGATTTTGCGGGAGTGGGTGCAGCGGCACATGGCGTCGTATCCGCCGATTGTCATCAACATCAGCGATGGCGAGGCCACCGACAGCGGGCCGGTGCCGCAGGCGCAGGAGCTGACCAGCCTGGCCACGGACGACGGCAACGTGCTGCTGTTGAACTGCCACATTTCCAGCCAGCCGGTGCAGCCGATCATTTTCCCGGAGTCGGACGCGGATTTGCCGGATGAATTCGCCAAGACCCTGTTCTCCATCTCCAGCGTGCTGCCGGCCAGCATGCGGGAGCTGGCCCTGGCCGAGGGTTTCAACCTGGGGCCGGAAGCGCGGGGCTTTGCGTTCAACGCGGACCTGGTGGAACTCATCCGCTTCCTGGACATCGGCACCCGCGGCAGCAACCTGCGCTAA
- the xylA gene encoding xylose isomerase yields MAAAAFPQIKRIEYEGPQSKNPLAFKHYNPDEVVEGKTMKEHLRFSVVYWHTFRGRGVDPFGAGTMIRPWDDGTDSLENAKRRVRVAFEFMEKLQAPFYAFHDRDVAPEGKTLRETNKNLDAVVKVLKEEQKRTGIKLLWGTACLFAHPRYVHGAATSCNADVFAYAAAQVKKCLEVTHELGGAGYVFWGGREGYSTLYNTDLKRELEHLAKFLHMAVDYKKKIGFKGQFYIEPKPKEPTKHQYDSDAAACLNFLREYGLKDHLKLNLETNHATLAGHTMQHELEVAGAAGALGSIDANTGDELLGWDTDQFPTSVYLTTQIMLTILKYGGFTTGGVNFDAKVRRESFEPIDLFHAHIGGMDAFARGLKIAAAIRKDGRLAEFVQQRYSSWDSGIGAKIEKGEVGFEELEAYMLKKGEAAPNASGRQEYLENLINEFI; encoded by the coding sequence ATGGCTGCTGCTGCATTCCCCCAAATCAAGCGCATCGAATACGAAGGCCCCCAATCCAAAAACCCCCTCGCATTCAAGCATTATAATCCCGATGAAGTGGTGGAAGGCAAAACGATGAAAGAACATCTCCGCTTCTCGGTGGTGTACTGGCACACCTTCCGCGGGCGGGGGGTGGACCCCTTCGGCGCCGGCACCATGATCCGCCCCTGGGATGACGGCACCGACTCCCTGGAAAACGCCAAACGCCGCGTCCGGGTGGCCTTCGAGTTCATGGAAAAACTGCAGGCCCCCTTCTATGCCTTTCACGATCGCGACGTGGCCCCCGAAGGCAAAACCCTCCGCGAAACCAACAAGAATCTCGATGCCGTCGTCAAAGTCCTCAAGGAGGAGCAGAAGCGCACCGGCATCAAGCTGCTCTGGGGCACGGCCTGCCTCTTCGCCCATCCCCGCTACGTCCACGGCGCCGCCACCAGTTGCAACGCGGACGTGTTTGCCTACGCCGCCGCCCAGGTCAAGAAATGCCTCGAGGTCACCCACGAGCTGGGCGGCGCCGGCTACGTGTTCTGGGGCGGCCGCGAAGGCTACTCCACGCTCTACAACACCGACTTGAAACGCGAGCTGGAGCACCTGGCCAAATTCCTGCACATGGCGGTGGATTACAAAAAGAAGATTGGATTCAAGGGCCAGTTCTACATCGAACCCAAACCCAAGGAACCCACCAAGCACCAGTATGACTCCGACGCCGCCGCCTGCCTCAACTTCCTCCGCGAGTACGGCCTGAAGGATCATCTGAAATTGAACCTCGAAACCAACCACGCCACCCTCGCCGGGCATACCATGCAACACGAGCTGGAAGTGGCCGGCGCCGCCGGCGCCCTCGGCTCCATTGACGCCAACACCGGCGACGAGCTGCTGGGCTGGGACACCGACCAATTCCCCACCAGCGTGTATCTCACCACCCAGATCATGCTCACCATCCTCAAGTACGGCGGCTTCACCACCGGCGGCGTGAATTTCGACGCCAAGGTCCGCCGCGAAAGCTTCGAGCCGATTGACCTCTTCCACGCCCACATCGGCGGCATGGATGCCTTTGCCCGCGGCCTCAAAATCGCGGCGGCCATCCGCAAGGACGGCCGGCTGGCCGAGTTTGTCCAACAGCGCTACAGCTCCTGGGACAGCGGCATCGGCGCCAAAATCGAGAAAGGCGAAGTCGGCTTCGAAGAGCTGGAGGCCTACATGCTCAAGAAGGGCGAGGCCGCGCCCAACGCCAGCGGCCGCCAGGAATACCTGGAAAACCTCATCAACGAATTCATCTGA
- a CDS encoding tetratricopeptide repeat protein, whose product MEALRRAEALAPGEARIPYAAATVFARMGRLPEARAAARRALAINPGDPEMLRLVQYLEGQRPAPAPGQ is encoded by the coding sequence GTGGAGGCCCTGCGCCGGGCGGAGGCGTTGGCGCCGGGCGAGGCGCGGATTCCCTACGCGGCGGCCACCGTCTTTGCGCGCATGGGCCGGCTGCCCGAGGCCCGCGCCGCGGCGCGGCGGGCACTGGCCATCAACCCCGGAGATCCGGAGATGCTGCGGCTGGTGCAGTATTTGGAGGGGCAGCGGCCAGCCCCGGCCCCGGGCCAATAA